Genomic window (Dyadobacter fanqingshengii):
AACTTCTTAATTGGCTTGATAGCAATGAGATTGCAGGTGAATTATTCGATTCTTCAACGGGCTTTACGCTTCCCAATGGCGCAGTAAGATCTCCTGACGTGTCCTGGGTTACAAAAGAAAAATGGGATGCATTATCGCATAATGAACGAGAAAAATTCGCGCCTGTTTGCCCTGACTTTATTATTGAAATTCGCTCTCAATCCGACGGGCTGAAATATTTGCAGGACAAAATGCAGGAATATATCGATAATGGCTGCCAGCTTGCTTGGCTTATTGACCGTTTTAAAGAGCAAGTGTTTATTTATAGTCAGGGCACCGAAGTAAGAACTATAAAAAGTCTTGATATCCAGCTTTCAGGCGATCCGGTTTTTCCAGGTTTTGTCTTGGATCTTGCGGCAATTGATAAATCCTGAGCATTAAAGGCCAATCTGCTTCGCCAGAATGGCGATTCCTTCCCGGAATGTGTGCGGTTCGTAGCCGAGCACGTTCCGGGATTTTTTTAGGTCAAAACCGGTTCTTGGCGGGCGGCGGGCTGGTTGGGTGAAAGAAGAGGCGTCTGTGGGAGAAATGAGCGATTTGTCCAGCGCAAAATAATCTGCAGTCATAATTGCCATTTCATAAGGTGTCAGAAAGTCTTTGCCTGAAATGTGGAAAACGCCTTCTGCGCGCTGATCTGCGATTAAAAAGCAACCCATAGCAAGGTCTTCAGCCAATGTTGGCGTACGGAATTGGTCTGTAACGACTTTGATCGCCTTGCCTTCTTCCAATGATTTTTTTACCCAAAGAATAATGTTGCTGCGGCTCATATCATGCGCTATACCATAAACCAGCACAGTGCGCGCTATGGCCCATTGAATGTCGGAATGCATGACCGCTTTTTCTGCTGCGTATTTGCTCCAACCGTAAAAACTGATCGGATTGGGCTCGTCTTCCTCGCTATACGGGCCGGAAGTTCCGTCAAAAATGAAGTCGGTGGAAACGTGTTCAAGGAAAATGTTGTGCTTTTTACAAGCGTTGATCAGGATTTCCACTGCTGTTACATTAAGCTTCCAGCAAGCATCTTTCTCCATTTCACATTGATCCACATTGGTCATGGCAGCGGTGTGGATAATGACGTGCGGCTTTACCTGCGTGAGCACTTCGTCTACCTGGCCAGCATTGGTTACGTCCATTTCCAGATAGCGATAACCTTCGGAAATGCTTAACCGGTTTTCACCGTTTGCAGTGGCGAATATTTCATAAGCGTCATTTCCAGCCAGCAGATCCACTAGTTTCTGCCCCAGCAAGCCGTTGGAGCCGGTGATCAGTATTCGTTTTTTTAGCATTAAGCTTCGTATTGCCAGCCGTATTTTTTGGTAATCTTTTTCTTCTTCATTTTTTTGACAGACATTTTCATAGAAACATCCTTTTCCGGCCTGTCACGCTCGTCTTTTTCGACTGCGCCGATCTTGTCAATCACTTCCATTCCATCGATTACCTGACCGAAAACGGTGTAGGAGCCATCCAAATGTGGCGTTCCGCCGATTTCCTCATACACTTTCCTTTGAGAGTCGGTCAGCTTTCTGGCAGCGCGGGCGGCCTGCTTGTTCAAGTCGTTTTTGCTCCATTTCCTACCTTGCACAATGTAAAACTGGCATCCGCTGGATTCTTTTGCGGGATTATTGTCACGCGCTGCGGCCAGTGCGCCTTTTTGGTGGAATAGTTTCGGACTAAACTCCGCGGGGATTTTATAGCCGTTATCGCCTTTGCCCAGCATATCGTCCGGCTTGGCATTTCTCGAATTCGGATCGCCGCCCTGGATCATGAAATCGTCAATAACGCGGTGGAAAAGCAGGTCGTCGTAGAATTTATCCTTTGTGAGTTTTAGAAAATTGGCCTTATGCTTTGGCGTTTCGTCAAACAGGATCACCCTGATGGTGCCCAAATTCGTTTTGATCGTCACGACTTCATCTTTTTTCGAGCTCTTTTGGGCAAAAACACCCACAGAAAACAGGCATAGCACTGCCAGAACTAATGATTTTTGGTTTTTCATAAATTTTATTTTGCCGCGAGTACATTTTGATCGGTTGGGACAAACTGGAATTTCAGCCCGAAGTCCTTTCCTTTCGAAACATCTTCCATATTAACCCGAATCGATTTTTTGTTCCAGGTAACCTTATTGGGTTCTTCTTTAGGCGCATCGTAATCCTTGGTAAAGTAATTTTTCCCGGCATTCCATAGCTGTTTGGTTGCCTCGGCACTATTGAGATAAACGTCGATGGTGATCCGGTTCACCTTCTTGTCCGGTGTTAGAAAGTATTGTACGTCAATGGTTTCCAGTTGCGGAGTTTCAGCCGTGTAACCCAGATGGTCTGCCGTTTCTTCAAACATTTCGAAATTTTCGGAAGCCTTGATTTTGCTGATCGGATCGCCAAAGGAAATGCCGCGCAGCACTGTGCCTTCCAGCCGCTCGGCTCCGAGAATGGTTTTTAGTAAGGCGGATTGATCGCTGTTCAAATCATTCGCCGTTGGCGCTTTCACCGCCGGGGAGTCGGTCGCAGCTTCGGTTTTTTCATTCGTTTTGGTATCACACCCAGAGATTGCTAATGCGAAAAAGAGGATCGCAAACCCGATTTTAAAACGTTTCATGCGTGTAGAGGTTTTTTTCATTCAATTTTAGTATTAATGTTACAATAGTTATGCCTTTTAATTCCACGTGGGCTATTAAATGTGCAATGTAGCCATATTTGCCTGTTTTGAAAATGATTTCAGAATTCGCGGGAAACATTGAAAAAGAATCTTCGCTCGCCTTTTCCGTTCAAAGTGAGGTTGAATCTTGCCAATATATTGTAAAAAGTAACAATATCAAGACCTGCACCGGCGCCGTACAACATGGAGTTACCCAACCTGGTGTTACTGAACTCCGGATAACTGTTCTTGACATAACCAGCGTCCGCGAAAGTGTTGATATAAGCAGCCAGCGGAAGCGTATTGAACTGCTTGACCGGGATAAAAGAGAAATGTTTCTGGAATGAAAAGAGCTTGTATTTCAATTCGTTTTTCAGCAACGCATAATCCTGTCCGTCAACCACATATAGCTCATAACCCCGCACAAGGTCGTTTCTGTAACCTAACCCGATCGTCTGCAAATAAGGCTGCCGCTTTGGCAACGAAACCCTTCCCCGAACGCCTGTATTGAAAAACCATCTTTTGGAAATGGGAATGTATTTTCGGTAAGAACCATAGAAATAGGTCATGTTTACGTCGTCCGTAGGCAACAATCCGATTTTAGAGAGCTGTAATGCAAGGCTTTGTCCACGCAATGCATACTGAATATTATCCCGCTTGTCATAACTGAATGTGTAGGTCAGCTGAAAATAACGCTGAATGGTTCTTCCGTTAAGCAGATAATTAGGGTTAAGGGTCGCGATGGTGTCGGAAATTTTGCTGTAACTCCACCGCAGATCAGCCGTGTGGAATGTGTAATATTTGTTTCGGCGGCTAATGCTTACATAGGAATAGAATCTTTCGCGGTTAATGTCCTCACTATTAAAATATTGCAGCTTATCCCGCCACGTTCGGAAAGCCGTTGTCTTGTTAACCGAATAAGAAGAGCCGATCGTGATGCCTGTTTTTTGGGCTTTGTCAATATAAGGTAACGTATAGGCCACTTCGAATTTTGGAATAAAACCAAACTCAGCCAGAAAACGCAGCTTATCGGCCCGGCCGGTCACATTGCCGTAACTCATGTAAACGCCGTAGGTTGTTCGCGACAGATCGCGTTTTCGTTCGTACCACCATTCATTGAAATTCCGGTCGGCGAGCTGAAAAACGGGCACAATAATGAGATACCAACGTTCCTTCACTACAATTCGAATGTCCGTGCGGATGGAATCCGGGTTCCTTTTTGGAAGCAGATCAACAGTGATGAAAAGATTTGTATTAACAATTTTCCTTCGGTCGATTTCCAATGTTTCGGCAAGAGAGCGTGCCTGCAATGTGTCACCGGTTTTAACGGCCATTTCCCGCAGGATAATGCCGGCCCGGGTGCGGTGATTTCCTTCTACCAGAATGTCGCCTACCACAACTTTTGCAGTCGTATCGGTTTCGACTGTTTGCGCGTAAGCGGTTTGGATAAAAAGTAATACGAATAAAGGGAAATATATCGTCTTATAGCGTCTTTTTAGGTTCATTCGTCACTGCCTTGTTTCGTCATAAAAACGATGCTTTCCTTGAATATGGTAAATTTTTGGTAAAAATAAGGTTATCTGAATTGACATAGCTGCGCAATTAAAAAAACATATAATCAGAAATAGTCTTTTCGCAAACACAGTGAGTATCCTACAAAGACTTAACAGCTATTACTATGTCACTTTCCCGGGCTGAAACTTTGATTAATAAACTGATCAGTAACAAACTCACTGGGGAAGAACTGTCTGAATTGCTGGAAGGCATTAACAGTGAAAAGGATCAGCAAAAATATTCCGATGCGCTGGAAATTTATTTCGATTATCTGCTAAGACAAAATCAGCCGAACGGCCCTGGTGAAAACGGCCATTCACAGAGCGAAAATGATAGTACTTAAGCAAATTTCCCAAGTAATGTAACTGAAAACGCTGTTTCAAATTCACTATTGACTTTCTCCTGTATCATGACCAATGACAATCAACTAAAATTCAAAGATTATGGATCCAATCTCTATTATTAGTATGCGACGTGTATTTTGGTGTTTGCTCGCAATGCTGCTTTTTACCGGAACGGAGGCGTCTGCCCTGGCCGGTGAAAAACCTAAAAATACCGGGCAGGATCAATCCGTTGCCCGTGTCCGTGGAACAGTAACGTCCGCTGTGGACGGTGCGGTTGTGCCTGGTGTTAACGTGCTGGTTAAAGGGACGCAGCTGGGAACCACCACCGATGCAGCCGGAACATATAGCATTGATGCCGACGGCAATGATGCAGTCCTCGTATTTTCCTATATTGGTTTCAACACAACCGAAGTTGCTGTTCAGGGAAAAAGCGTGATAGACGTGGTGCTGGAAGAAAACGTGGCAACCTTGCAGGAAGCAGTTGTAACGGCCCTTGGTATTAAAAGGGAAACACGGTCGCTGGGATACAATGTGGGTAAAGTAGAAGGTAAAGACGTTGCCAATGTGGCAAATGAAAACGTGCTTACATCGCTTTCGGGCCGTGTATCCGGGGTTTCTATCAACCAAACGAGCGGCATCGGGTCGTCGATCAGCATTATCATCAGGGGAGCGGCGTCATTGAAAAACAACCAGCCATTGTTTGTGGTGGATGGTGTGCCTCTGGCAAACAGCCTTGCGAACGTGAGTGAAAAAGGAAGCGGCAACCGGGTCGATTATGGTAACGCGATCTCTGACATTAACCCCGACGATATCGAAAGCATGTCTGTTTTGAAAGGGCCCAGCGCAGCAGCGCTTTATGGCTCACGAGCTGGTAATGGTGTTATTTTAATCACAACCAAATCGGGTAAAAAGGGCAAAGGACTGGGCGTTTCATTCTCCACTTCCAATGTTTTTGAAAAACCTTACAGATTTCTGGACCTGCATTATAAGTATGCGAATGGCGAAAGACCTTTCCAATTGGATGAATCATCTGCCTACTGGGGCGGTTTGCCGCTGGATGTGGGAAATAAAGAGGTGCAATGGAACAGCCCGCTGGACGAAAACGGAAATCCAATTCCTACGGAGCTAAAATCGTATAAAAATAACATGAAGAATTTCCTTCAAACGGGAATCACTTCAACCAACAACCTGACGGTTTCGGGTTCTACAGATAAATCCACTTACCGGGTTTCCTACAATAATATGATCAACCGCGGCCTGATCCCTAATTCGGATCTTTACCGCAATGGGTTGTCGCTGGCAGGAACATTTGATATGGCTAAAAATCTGAAACTGAGTACGAATATCAATTTCGTTCGTTCAAGCTCAAACAGTCGTCCACAAACTTCCGAAAGGGATGGAAACCCGTTGCAAGCGGTTTATTATTCTTCCAGCTACGACATTAATGATCTGAAAGGCGTTTGGAAGCCGGGTCTGGAAGAAATCGAACAAATGACTGTCGCCAAGGGTGAAACTGACAATCCCTACTTTCTTGCCAAACATTTGACCAACGCGTATACACGCGATCGTTTGTACGGAAACATTAAGCTGGACTGGACAATCGCCCCGGGCCTGACCGCTTTCGCGCGTTACTCGCATGACATGTATGATGAAGACCGCGAGACCAAAATTCCATGGAGCTACAAAAGCATGGCAAAAGGTGGTTATTATCTCGAAAATATTGGTCGCAACGAAAGCAATGCCGATTTCCTGATTACCAAAACCATTAAAGCTAGTGATTTTGACATAAGTATTTCGGGTGGAGGTAACATTATGCAGCAACACGGAAACAGCTCAAACCTGGGTGGCCGGGATCTTTCTGTGCCTGGATTGTATAATATTTCAAACATTCCCGTTGGTAACCGGATTGTAGGAAACGGCAGTTATAAGAAGGCCATTTACAGTTTGTATGCGTTGAGTTCGATTGGCTTCAAAAACCAGCTTTACCTGGATTTGACCGCGCGTAACGACTGGTCCAGCACATTGCCTGAAAGCAACCGCTCTTATTTCTATCCATCCGCATCGTTGAGCTGGTTGGCGAGCACTACATTCAACATGCCGTCTGCCGTTTCGTTACTGAAATTCCGTGGAGGCTGGGCGCAAGTGGGTAATGATACGGATCCTTACCAATTGTATCCAAACCTGGGAACCGGAAACTGGGGTGACCTCGTCACTGCGAACCTGGGGGACAATTTGCTTAACCCGACATTGCTACCTGAAATCGCGACTTCAACAGAGGGTGGAATCGACCTGAATTTATTTAATAATCGTTTGAGATTCGACATTACCTATTACGACCGGGCTAATACAAACCAGATTTTCAGTGTTCCCATGGCGCCGTCAACCGGTTATGCCAGCAAGAACATTAACGCTGGTAAGCTCGTGAGCCGTGGCTGGGAAATCGGTTTGGGTGGAACTCCTATCAGCAACAGAGGCGGATGGAGCCTGGACCTGAATGCTAATTTCAGCCGTAACCGCGTAACTGTAAAAGAGTTGGCGCCGAACTTCCCGTATTTTGAACAAT
Coding sequences:
- a CDS encoding Uma2 family endonuclease → MDTSLITMPVTFKVGDIMSEDEFFRFCQMNDMLSFERDKNGNIIFMSPTGSFTGKFNLRIANKLLNWLDSNEIAGELFDSSTGFTLPNGAVRSPDVSWVTKEKWDALSHNEREKFAPVCPDFIIEIRSQSDGLKYLQDKMQEYIDNGCQLAWLIDRFKEQVFIYSQGTEVRTIKSLDIQLSGDPVFPGFVLDLAAIDKS
- a CDS encoding SDR family oxidoreductase, which codes for MLKKRILITGSNGLLGQKLVDLLAGNDAYEIFATANGENRLSISEGYRYLEMDVTNAGQVDEVLTQVKPHVIIHTAAMTNVDQCEMEKDACWKLNVTAVEILINACKKHNIFLEHVSTDFIFDGTSGPYSEEDEPNPISFYGWSKYAAEKAVMHSDIQWAIARTVLVYGIAHDMSRSNIILWVKKSLEEGKAIKVVTDQFRTPTLAEDLAMGCFLIADQRAEGVFHISGKDFLTPYEMAIMTADYFALDKSLISPTDASSFTQPARRPPRTGFDLKKSRNVLGYEPHTFREGIAILAKQIGL
- a CDS encoding BamA/TamA family outer membrane protein, with product MNLKRRYKTIYFPLFVLLFIQTAYAQTVETDTTAKVVVGDILVEGNHRTRAGIILREMAVKTGDTLQARSLAETLEIDRRKIVNTNLFITVDLLPKRNPDSIRTDIRIVVKERWYLIIVPVFQLADRNFNEWWYERKRDLSRTTYGVYMSYGNVTGRADKLRFLAEFGFIPKFEVAYTLPYIDKAQKTGITIGSSYSVNKTTAFRTWRDKLQYFNSEDINRERFYSYVSISRRNKYYTFHTADLRWSYSKISDTIATLNPNYLLNGRTIQRYFQLTYTFSYDKRDNIQYALRGQSLALQLSKIGLLPTDDVNMTYFYGSYRKYIPISKRWFFNTGVRGRVSLPKRQPYLQTIGLGYRNDLVRGYELYVVDGQDYALLKNELKYKLFSFQKHFSFIPVKQFNTLPLAAYINTFADAGYVKNSYPEFSNTRLGNSMLYGAGAGLDIVTFYNILARFNLTLNGKGERRFFFNVSREF
- a CDS encoding SusC/RagA family TonB-linked outer membrane protein, whose translation is MDPISIISMRRVFWCLLAMLLFTGTEASALAGEKPKNTGQDQSVARVRGTVTSAVDGAVVPGVNVLVKGTQLGTTTDAAGTYSIDADGNDAVLVFSYIGFNTTEVAVQGKSVIDVVLEENVATLQEAVVTALGIKRETRSLGYNVGKVEGKDVANVANENVLTSLSGRVSGVSINQTSGIGSSISIIIRGAASLKNNQPLFVVDGVPLANSLANVSEKGSGNRVDYGNAISDINPDDIESMSVLKGPSAAALYGSRAGNGVILITTKSGKKGKGLGVSFSTSNVFEKPYRFLDLHYKYANGERPFQLDESSAYWGGLPLDVGNKEVQWNSPLDENGNPIPTELKSYKNNMKNFLQTGITSTNNLTVSGSTDKSTYRVSYNNMINRGLIPNSDLYRNGLSLAGTFDMAKNLKLSTNINFVRSSSNSRPQTSERDGNPLQAVYYSSSYDINDLKGVWKPGLEEIEQMTVAKGETDNPYFLAKHLTNAYTRDRLYGNIKLDWTIAPGLTAFARYSHDMYDEDRETKIPWSYKSMAKGGYYLENIGRNESNADFLITKTIKASDFDISISGGGNIMQQHGNSSNLGGRDLSVPGLYNISNIPVGNRIVGNGSYKKAIYSLYALSSIGFKNQLYLDLTARNDWSSTLPESNRSYFYPSASLSWLASTTFNMPSAVSLLKFRGGWAQVGNDTDPYQLYPNLGTGNWGDLVTANLGDNLLNPTLLPEIATSTEGGIDLNLFNNRLRFDITYYDRANTNQIFSVPMAPSTGYASKNINAGKLVSRGWEIGLGGTPISNRGGWSLDLNANFSRNRVTVKELAPNFPYFEQWSENGAGAYTFVGEQIGNMYSRGFATVQDKDSPYYRWPIIAYDGEGGDMDWQALGGRENNVKVGNYNPDFLVGMQANLTYKRFSLGLSFDWRQGGEFMSFTYRYGESDWKSQRQIDNLIPGSLYTPDELVALLKSDPEKYIIPQNGNFPRVGGHTAATGGFGPDGDGAFIPGVWQDEAGNYHEWLGGTGTKYLPITAVYPWSFNQQVTFDASFVKLREVTLSYKIPNLFGVVRNANLSLYTRNIMLWTASKIGIDPERAFWADPNKGGFRQGIERQNVMPWTIPFGFKLNFDF
- a CDS encoding peptidylprolyl isomerase; this encodes MKNQKSLVLAVLCLFSVGVFAQKSSKKDEVVTIKTNLGTIRVILFDETPKHKANFLKLTKDKFYDDLLFHRVIDDFMIQGGDPNSRNAKPDDMLGKGDNGYKIPAEFSPKLFHQKGALAAARDNNPAKESSGCQFYIVQGRKWSKNDLNKQAARAARKLTDSQRKVYEEIGGTPHLDGSYTVFGQVIDGMEVIDKIGAVEKDERDRPEKDVSMKMSVKKMKKKKITKKYGWQYEA